Proteins found in one Aspergillus puulaauensis MK2 DNA, chromosome 8, nearly complete sequence genomic segment:
- a CDS encoding hybrid sensor histidine kinase/response regulator (COG:T;~EggNog:ENOG410Q184;~InterPro:IPR001789,IPR003594,IPR003661,IPR036890, IPR036097,IPR011006,IPR004358,IPR005467;~PFAM:PF00512,PF02518,PF00072;~go_function: GO:0000155 - phosphorelay sensor kinase activity [Evidence IEA];~go_function: GO:0016772 - transferase activity, transferring phosphorus-containing groups [Evidence IEA];~go_process: GO:0000160 - phosphorelay signal transduction system [Evidence IEA];~go_process: GO:0007165 - signal transduction [Evidence IEA];~go_process: GO:0016310 - phosphorylation [Evidence IEA]) — translation MAYYPRAESLRPAAGATDSLADSAHAKRQLDALMTFVKEHNSFRELNGVAGFSGSSASRLRAPSVPNIEQLSIDDSRAWGPQLSPCDGPAHISPSVSPRQSMVSHPDAHGHARNQSGGTGYLSVSSESSSIPRETSLLYSRASSLLLEGMGTDGVFFLNAPRSNSRSSSRRSSCVSPWELNARSEFPAVRRGSISLSSDSEWHERPCELLGSAVCNRVQDSCDMNSCSLTKGLLHELFMAFPQGKIFNSLPNPADDAINPLLVEGLAQSIPNAHSVLFMPFWDWDKTRWIAAAVTWTSHANFTENDQHYMQAFSDAMVSQLAQIDRVATERTKYDLLSSVSHELRSPLHGMLANSELLQSNCLDPSQQEMLKMIKTCGNTLLDTMNHLLDFAKINNLTNLNKLPSKGGQMDEMASDFDLDVLVEDVTDSLYAGNRASCKRTENNAPHSPDDLTVIACVEQRDSWKVQSVSGAWRRIIMNVLGNAFKFTQSGLIEVSLTHTQMRRNGSRSSLAVIQITDTGCGISRDYLDNGIFIPFSQENILTEGVGLGLSIAHQLITHLGGQLDVKSEAGAGTRVEIRIPIQFTEATPTLAPNGYRRTWKKKLVCLVGMNPDICSRNARNEAEIRRKLAIQDAMSSTLLRHRSCRLSFSDSLDHANGDIAVVEESMLGGLAAAGPVETTCKSLIVLGRYGSSTPIDQTFQGAVNVVYIPQPLIPRRVFQALERLGVLVPSGSPDRSFLDSASESSQGNSLAEVFAMAKALESPPAVRESLSEYPFRPPEPREKGLHVLIVDDNDINLKVLSTFMRKIGCPYETASNGQIAVEKYKAAQPQFDYVLMDISMPVMNGIVASSIIRDYEGEACLRRSTIMAVTGVGSSEVQEEAFTAGIDEYLVKPLALSDLKRIMGIS, via the exons ATGGCCTATTATCCGCGCGC TGAGAGCCTCCGCCCAGCCGCGGGGGCTACTGACTCCCTCGCGGACAGCGCCCACGCCAAACGCCAGCTTGATGCCCTAATGACCTTCGTTAAAGAGCACAACTCCTTCAGGGAGCTTAATGGGGTCGCTGGTTTCTCAGGTAGCAGTGCGAGTCGCCTCCGTGCACCGTCAGTACCAAATATCGAGCAGCTATCGATAGACGACTCGAGGGCTTGGGGTCCCCAGCTTTCCCCATGCGACGGTCCTGCACATATCTCGCCATCAGTATCGCCGCGCCAAAGCATGGTATCACACCCGGATGCACATGGACACGCCCGGAACCAGTCTGGCGGCACTGGTTACCTGTCTGTATCGTCGGAgtcttcttccatccctcGCGAGACCTCCTTGCTCTACTCGCGGGCCAGCTCGCTGCTCCTGGAGGGGATGGGGACAGACGGTGTCTTTTTCCTAAACGCACCAAGGAGTAATTCTAGAAGCAGCTCTAGAAG GTCCTCATGTGTCAGTCCTTGGGAACTGAATGCAAGGTCTGAATTTCCCGCTGTTCGACGCGGGTCTATAAGTCTTTCATCCGATAGTGAATGGCATGAAAGGCCCTGCGAGTTACTCGGGTCTGCTGTCTGCAACAGGGTTCAGGACAGTTGTGATATGAATTCCTGTTCATTGACAAAAGGGCTGCTGCATGAGCTTTTCATGGCCTTTCCACAGGGAAAAATCTTCAATTCCCTACCCAACCCAGCAGACGATGCAATCAATCCACTCTTAGTGGAAGGCCTAGCACAGAGCATCCCAAATGCACATTCCGTACTTTTTATGCccttctgggactgggacaAGACTCGTTGGATAGCTGCCGCCGTTACTTGGACAAGCCATGCCAATTTCACAGAAAATGACCAGCACTACATGCAGGCTTTTAGTGATGCGATGGTCTCCCAGCTGGCCCAGATCGATCGTGTTGCAACAGAAAGGACAAAGTATGATCTGCTCTCCTCTGTGAGCCATGAGCTTCGGTCGCCTTTGCACGGCATGCTCGCCAATTCCGAGCTCTTGCAGTCGAACTGTCTAGATCCTTCTCAGCAGGAGATGCTAAAGATGATCAAAACATGTGGAAATACTTTGTTGGATACGATGAACCATCT ACTCGACTTTGCTAAAATCAACAATCTCACCAACTTGAACAAACTCCCTTCCAAGGGTGGCCAaatggatgagatggcgTCGGATTTCGATCTTGATGTCCTGGTAGAGGACGTTACTGACTCGCTCTACGCTGGTAACCGGGCCTCCTGTAAAAGGACTGAGAACAATGCGCCGCATTCTCCCGACGATCTTACTGTTATTGCATGTGTCGAGCAGCGTGACTCTTGGAAGGTCCAGTCTGTCTCTGGCGCCTGGAGACGAATCATCATGAACGTACTAGGCAATGCGTTCAAATTCACACAGTCGGGACTGATAGAAGTCTCATTGACCCATACACAAATGCGCCGCAACGGGTCCAGGTCCAGCCTTGCGGTTATACAGATCACTGACACAGGGTGTGGGATCTCTCGGGACTACCTTGACAACGGAATATTCATTCCATTCTCCCAGGAAAACATCCTAACCGAAGGCGTTGGCCTTGGGCTTAGTATCGCACACCAACTGATAACGCATCTGGGCGGCCAGCTTGACGTTAAGAGtgaggctggcgctgggaCGCGAGTTGAGATTCGGATTCCCATTCAGTTTACCGAGGCAACTCCCACTCTTGCGCCGAATGGTTACAGAAGGacatggaagaagaaactaGTCTGCCTCGTGGGTATGAATCCAGacatctgcagcaggaatGCAAGGAATGAAGCCGAAATCAGGCGCAAGCTTGCGATTCAGGATGCCATGAGCAGCACGCTTCTACGACATCGCAGTTGCAGGCTGTCATTCAGCGACAGTTTGGATCATGCCAACGGGGATATTGCAGTCGTTGAGGAATCCATGCTCGGAGGTCTTGCTGCAGCAGGTCCGGTGGAGACTACGTGCAAGTCTCTCATTGTGCTTGGGAGGTATGGCAGCTCAACTCCGATAGACCAGACCTTTCAAGGCGCAGTGAACGTAGTCTATATTCCACAGCC ACTCATACCCCGAAGGGTCTTCCAAGCACTAGAAAGACTTGGAGTACTGGTCCCCAGTGGCAGTCCGGATAGGTCTTTCCTGGACTCTGCGTCTGAATCCAGCCAAGGAAACTCTCTTGCTGAGGTTTTCGCCATGGCCAAAGCCTTGGAGTCCCCGCCAGCAGTTAGGGAGAGTCTATCAGAGTACCCTTTCCGACCACCAGAGCCTCGAGAGAAAGGCCTGCACGTTTTAATCGTCGATGACAATGACATCAACCTGAAG GTCTTATCTACATTCATGCGCAAAATAGGCTGTCCATACGAGACCGCGTCCAACGGCCAAATCGCCGTTGAGAAATACAAAGCAGCCCAACCACAATTCGACTACGTTTTAATGG ATATATCAATGCCCGTCATGAACGGGATCGTCGCGTCGAGCATCATCCGCGACTACGAAGGAGAGGCCTGTCTCCGGCGGTCA